The sequence below is a genomic window from Plodia interpunctella isolate USDA-ARS_2022_Savannah chromosome 5, ilPloInte3.2, whole genome shotgun sequence.
gaattaggacaaatcacattgATTGAGCTATCCCCAAGGTACGTAAGctagagacttgtgttatgggatactaacttaccgatactatattttataacaaatatatagataaacatccaagacccgggccaatcagaaaaagatctttttccctcatgacccgaccggggatcgaacccgggacctctcggttcagaggcaagcactttaccgcTGCACCAATTCCAAAGCACgctatattaaaaacatgGCCCTTGAGTTAGGAGACTTATGTCTGTATACTCTGTAAAGGAAACGGCgtgataagaaaaaaaattaaaatacttatacttaGGCTTACATTGTGGTAATAACATAGTGGCTGAAGTCTCCTTTTAAGCATACAATACCTGTGTTAAGAAACTCCGTTCTTTCACGGGTACATTAAGTTTATAGGTAATTAAActagattaaaaatatgaatattctaAACTATTATTGCACTGATCATGTTATGAATACagtatgattaaaataaactgtaattCGTGTTCTGCGAAGCtactatttgaaatattagaaaatatttagctTTTGTCTTGAGAATTctgttttacatatatttacaagaCAAGCACCTCTTATTCGGCACGATTAGGGTCAAAGTTCCGTGCAATGTATCactagttataataatatattggtaTAATcctgttttctttctttctcatGTCTCGCTCGTCGAACAAAATCCTGAACACTAATGATGTTTGAACTTATTAACTAAACTATTTGGCGCCACGATTAACTTGTAATacattgaatttgaaaattatgaagttgaaaattaatgtcgacatcatggaattagtaagtactacgtACAACTTAGTAATTCCATGGCCGACATACAGAAACGGAGTTGAAAAACGAAATGGTGTCCACTTTTTGTGATTTGTCTGCGCGACTGTCTGTAAAGCCAGTGTCAGCTTTACAATCCCAATTCAAAAGAGAGCTATCTGAAATGTAATCTTTCACAAATGGCTTTTGCAGAAatttttattggtatttttgttatttgtacaGCACACGCATATCCGAAACTATAGTAGACCGATTTAGAagattgaaatgaaatttcattattctCGAAGAGACacatgacattttttatttttgtggtaAATTAAATTCGAGACATTACTACTAAATGCTACCCAGtctaaaacaattattttgcaataaaggatttctttgttatttaaaacttgttataaatatagatctTTTGAAAGCGACATACTCCAATTATTCACGACATCATTACAAAGTTTAATAAGGTAAGAAATTGAGGAGAAAATCCACCTTAATTGGACATTTTCTTCGAATCACCAGTTTCTGAGAAATCGTTAATTGATAAGGCAAATTCCAAACAtggtaagtacataattgtGATTCGGGTTATCCTGTTCTCTACacttcgcgtgttcccggttatATTCTGAGGCCGCGAAGTTCGgggtcagtgtaaaaaaaatatgaagggTTTCGAAAGATGttcacaaaaatgtataaaatgtgtACTATCATTATCGCACTTTACatgaaataggtacctacatcattaaatatattaggacaaattacacatagAGTACCAaagttagagacttgtgttgtgCGATACTAAGTCAacggtattatattttataacaaatacatatatgtatagataaacatacgagacccgggccaatcagaaaatgatcattttccatcatgacccgaccaggtatcggcctctcggttcagaggtaagtactttaccactgcgccatgtATGAATAACCGAAAGTAAACTGTATAGAAGACAGCGGCAGGAGtgatatttaactttttgtaaaattgagTTGTTTCCACTCAACCAAAAAAAAGAGTGTTATACAGAATTGATGTGtgtattttacatttcataatatttcatgTAGTGATAACATCATTAAGGTGTTGGAGTCGTCGAAGTTATATTAAGTACAGTTGTTGGCGCCACGGTTGCATCTGGTGAATTAAATTGGAACATCACTAGTTCATACGTCACTATTGTGCCGGCTacctgaaaatatataagtatatgatCAATTATTAGTCCTTTATGATTCgcctaaattaataaagtctAATCTCGAAATGCTGAGCAGAAAATGCTGGTAGGATTActctctcactctctcatctgaatgcgtagtgcgactgttctatttacatttcactATTGAGTAAGACGCGCAGTAAGACATAGCTAACCAGTCACAGTGtgtcattgtgacgcaacgacaaccacaccgcaatgtgattggttcgctgcgtcttaCTTCGATTCGATAgtaagaagtgaaatgcaaacgcGCACTTCGCTCTATGGTTACATTAGGCTCTGTAACGCCACAAAACTCAGGGTTCTcgtgaaaacttgaatttttaatgatttggttatgattttacaaatgGCCGCCGGCGTATTGTCTACACTCTTTGAAAATGCTACTGTAAATCCaatatgtttcaaaatttcatacgAAATTCGAAAACTAGGTCATTTTATTGTTGAAGATTGTATACAAGTACTTACAGTCAAAAGCAAACCCCTGGTAACATTAAAGAATTGTAAACCGCTCAATGCAACAGTATCTCCATTCACTTGGTCCAGAAATCTTTGcacctttaaaaataaaacttccaTTATTTTGTTTGGGTAAATATTCATGTGTGACATTGAATTGTCACTGGTTGTGGTATGTCATCAGTGTGCGTAGTGCGTCTTTGTAttcatctcaccatcgagtcgattcgcaatGAGATGCAGCTAACCAATACTAGTGtaccattgtgacgcaacgacaaccacaccgcaatgcgATTGGTTCACTGCGTTTCATGTCGAATGGATTCGATTGTGAGATATGAGTAGCAAAGTCGCACCACTCACCATGCACACTGACCTATCTAGCAATTGTTTTGAATAAGTATAAGCATTTCAAATACCTAATTTGAAACTATCTGACATTTTTATGCATATAAATTATCTCAGatccatgccccattgctcagttgtAGCACCGTTAATTTTCAAACTTCATACATTTTCTAAGTCGTTCTCCGTTGATCCGACAACGGACGTCTAATGTAACGGAGGACGACGGAGCAATGAGACATGGCATCTAATAGAGTAACCACCGACACTCAATAACCAGTTCATAGACCAACCCCATAATGAACTTGAAGCGACATGTCGTAATGAACTCGAAGCTGTCGTAAGATAAATAGGTACCTTAGACACGAGGTTCACCTCAATCTGATATATACCTCGACGCAGTAGACCGGTGAGGGTACATCATATAACACCGGCGCTGGCACAGTCGATGCGGAGTTCACTTGTGAAGCTATCAGCGACACGGCGACTGAGCGGCTGATCAGGTAAACTAGCGAAAACACGAAGTAGGACGCTGCTTCGTAACCTCCCAGTAATGTCGTTCTAGAATATTCAGATATCTGTTATGACAGCTTTATTAATGATTCCTTTTTGCTGCCTACTgaatattagtaaattaatatacttaccttTTTGCTCTGCTACTACATTCACCAGTGCCTTTGATTCCATCTCTGaggaaaaaacaaacataatttagaCAGCATCGTGAAATCGGTTACATAATTTTGTGCTAATTTAGTATTATCGACCACAGAGCATTTGACCATTAAGAACAtcaaaaccatttaaaattgatgcttgagtagtttaaaaaagaataatttataacagtGAGGTTATGTTGATTAGTTAAGTGTACCTACTCTCTGAAGAAAACCTATACGTTGTACATAActaaattgaacaaaaataagttcGTCTCTTACTCCAGTGTATTGAACAGCTGTAAACATATGAAGAACAGATTATTTGCGAAGGATATGAAGACGATTCCGCTGATTACGTTATCCACACGTCTGACCAATTGCGTGGCTCGACAGTAATCCTCACGAGTTGACTTCCAGAATGATTCCGGTAAATACTGTAAATAACCAACCATATATGGATTACCTTAAAATATTGACAAGATAAGACTATGATCTTAGGCAATAAGTGATAGAAAACTgaataatgaaatgtttatttttaaatctttttgaaGTCTCTCTAGAGGTCCGCGTGTTCCTGTTGAGTTTGGGCTGTGACGTCGCGAATCAAGCTTAGTGGGATAGTAAAATTTCGATAAGAAGGGTGAGTTGTACCATTCATTCAACTTTGGGTGCAACAACCCTACGTAGGGTGAGCTGCTCAACTTTAACGTTGAATCTGACCAGCGCGctgtttagaaaaaaattttgagtTTTTCGGCGCAGGttgaagttaacgtcaaatcaAAGTTGATTGGTACAACGCACTCTAAGCATGTGATATGTTACATTACCTTTCCTTGAGCTTCGAGAAGCTTCTCATTGATATGCTGTAGGCGCGAAGTGAGATAATAACTCATGCATATCACGAACAAATCTGAGAAATTCCATATAAACGTAGACTGAAAGTGGAGGAACTGaaagacatttaattttgaaactggtagaaattaaaaaaaaagattaaattaaaaaaagttatcttTACTTTCTCTatctttagtttttatatctgtggttcGCTTACCTGAGTAAATCCTGCCAAATATGGCGaatatggaataaaattaaatacccatgggtaaaattgttttacgAATCCTTCATAGAATGCCTTCTCTGGGTGGCATATCATGGTTTCTGCTACCGCTGATAAAAGTGATAGTATATGTTcaactgtaaaataaaatgaaaaaaaagaatatatattttttagaactACCTAAGAAAgcatgaattattaaaatatgtgaaaaacaaaatatatgcgTAGATAGTTAGACACCAGACAATCTTTCTCGTCTGAGCTATTTTCTCAGCCATTaaacgtcggagcccagggaccGCCAAATGCTAATCGATCGTTTTTTTACGCCCGGTTACTTAAGTcatagtcaacagcacatcactacccaaattcattgcaaactcactGCTTTTACCTCGCCATTTAGAAGTTCTTGCAGgttaacttgatgtgctgttgactgtacaagaacgtcaagaaatataaatacatagacaagtatatatgttttatgatATGTTTCTCAGGCTATCCTGAGAAACAGGAGATCTAgcagcaaaataaaatttaaaacccGTGTTCATTATTACGTTTGTtggtataattttgttttataatatttcacttGGTAAAAGTAAAGTAACCATTTAATTTTGAGTTAGTAGtgtgtttttaacttttgctTTTTAAACACGTATCCGGAACTTACTgagaactttttatttaatatacctgatattttatataggtattatgtaagtatattttatataacctttttattttacgagggtacttaaaaatgtcttaaataaaacttgttattGATAATATCAGTTAATAACTCAGTTGGAcactttttacaagctttcattTAACTTACAATATACGTAATAGATTTGTTTAGATGTAATCTTGTAacacaattttgaagcagatatcttcaaccgattgagctgaaaatattgtacaaacgtttagtttgtatgacaatgCATACCCgtacaattaaatttgcatacccttccacattgtaaaaaaagtttttgcaaataaataaataaataatctttctCTTTGTAATGTactattatgataagcatgatctGATGATGCACCCAGCAGCTCCCAATGACGGAACTCCTCAAAGATTTACTAAACGAGCATCAATGCACTAAGATATTTCTGAATGTTgtgttaaaacatatttagctTCAATTATGATCTTAGCTAACTTACTCAAAGCCAACAACAAAACGACAAGACAAGTGACGTTGCAACGCTTGGTCAAATTCTTGTCGTAAATCGGATCTAGTTGTTCGGCCCTGGCGATGTGCTGTACCATACTGGGCCAAGCTTTGGCCATGTGGAAAAACATCATCATTGTTATACAGGTGGTTCCGTAGAATATGATCGGTGCTGGAATTATAAGCATAGGTTTGTCAGGGGTTAATATTCCAATGTTGGAAAAATACGTACAAATTGTCAGTAAGttgtgagatttttttaaaccttgATAAAAggattataataaaagaaaagtttaattagaaatattataaattgtttaaaattttttttttcctcgaTCATAAacagtgtaattttttttgcagtCTTTTCAACTCTATTATTTCTCCTACAGCTTATATACCTGCCCTATCTACTCTAAAATAGTtaggaaatataattattacattaatttaactCACTTGCTCCTTTCAGTGACGTCGCTGAACACGTGAGCCTGTAAATGCACATTACGGCGATAAACAGCTGCCCAAAGAACGACAGCAATGTGTAGAGGCATTTCCATGAGGTTCGAACAAATCTGAAACATTACACAAGTGAAccaataaaagaataaaaataaaagtgaaacCGATCATTCGTACTCAATTAGGAAACATGGACGCTTACTGAGCAATACATGCACATAGTTAAAGAGCTATCAAACGTGACATGCTCGCCATGACTCTGATTGATCATACACTAAATTTCGTAATTAGACGTCAAATAAAGATCGAAGACGAGTAGGTAGACGAATCGCGCGAAGGGGAAATGGGCAGGACACTTGGCTGGAAGAGAAGACAAACGATGAAGCAGTGGCGCAGTAGTGGCCGAGACAGGGACAGGGACCGGTTGGTATACCACCAGCTGATGGTGAAATTACATTGTTTGGGTCACGGGAAAGCGATGGATGAGACTGGCAGAGTACCGAAAAAAGTGGCGTGAAAAAAGGGGAGCCTATATACCCATCAAGTGGTTGGTGTAGGCTTAAAATTATGATGGTATGTCATATCGGTAAGATAACAGAAAAACTCCAAGAGTGCTGCCTGCGTTGGTACGACCACGCTTTGCGTAAGTCGacaaattacgtagggaacaaatgccGGGCCATGCTCCGGCCCTGGCAGAAGAAGCAAACTCAAAAAGTGCTGGTTCGATGTTATCAAGAATATATCTGAccaatggtctgactactAAGAGACCCTTCAGTCTCCTAGTAGTCAGATCATTGGAAGTTGTAACCGTGTGAACCGTGTGAAGTTTTGAAGAGATAGTAGACAAGCAGACCCATGGATGCTTACTGGTTGACTGGAGGAGATCTCTCGATGGGATACGTTCGAAACTTTTAAGTTGCTCTTCAATTTCTGTTCTGTTCCTTTTCTATTAtgaacaataaagttatttcaaacagacgctgaaatgtaaaataaagcttaaaagtaaattaaagcTTCTTagagaaagaaaattaaaagggTTTGGTCACTCACCTTAAATTGGCAGGGTCATCCCCAGCAATACCAACTACAGGCATCAGTGAGAACAACTGCCCAACTATGAGCGTTGCCTTCAAAGAATTATGAAATGTTGCCGgcgttttgtttaattttatctccTTTACGTTAACTCTGTTTTCTGAACAAAAAGGTGTTATACTATATACACagatttcatatttaaagATGTAACGTTGACTGGAATAGGAGCAATTACTAATCCATGTTCTCGCATGTCTTTATGTAGCGAATAATGCTATTGCTCCTAGATAAGGagcaatagcattctcaattaggcttgacgtcaggcaggcgaccagttgtaaaatcacagtcgaatctgatttatttttacgtagaTTGCGGACATTAGCATGAGAACCTCGATGAAATCAGTAAcacgtaaaaatttaaaagagaGAAGTTCTctattaattgtaattgacCGTACAGTATaaacacaaacataaatattcacTTACTCTTTGATGATATCCAGAGGGACATGGTTTTCCCAGGATTCTTGTGGCTCATGCCTATTATTGTCTATGCCTAAATGTCAATTGATTAACCATCAATTTTAGCTCCTGAACCAGTCTGTTGCGACAAATGGACGATAATTTTTGTACACTTTCGTGTCGTTATTAGGGTTCCTTCGGCTTCTTTAATCTTTGAGTGggactaattttaattgtacatGAATACACTGCAATTATAGtgaaagttaaaaattgtCTGTTTTACTGTGATTATTGTGATATAACATTtcttattatacttattacgAGTAGTAGGAAGGCTAATGATGAATTACACTAATTACACTTTTTAGTCAAGCTTATTAATCATTAGTCACCTTATAAAACACGACGACGTTATGAAATACattattgaagaaaaattaaagCTAGAAGAGTAAAGCCAAGAAGAGCAGCCATAGATGAAATATCGTGTCGTATAGGAAGGTAAAATCTATGGCAGGGCAGCATTATACTCCATCGACAAGTACTTCGTTCCTAAATGTATTGTTGATGATGAGTAGTAAAAATTAGTCAatagttaggtacctatttcataaatttataaacattgaaCGAATATATATCTGACTAAAATTTCGTGCTGTCCTGCTATTATAATTACGCAGTCAACAGTAAAATGATTTAAGTACGAGTAGgacgttttatttatgacttttttatttggttaatCGAATAAAGAAGTATGTGTAAAACTCAGAAGGTAaacaataaatctatatattttgccATTAATATGACTGGGAAAGATCGAATTTCATCAATTCTGTTTTCCATTTTTGACTATAAGCTCATAATTACTACatagtgtaaaacaaagtcgcttacCACTGTCAGTCCCTATGTATGGTTAGTAATGGATTTGAATgcgttttttaatagataaagtgattcctgattaaagtttaaatgtgtaatttattttttgccgaGCGATGCCGCAACATGCCGGtagttttcaatattttgtgatcatcataaaactaattttctaCGGAACctcttcatattattattatcagccCACTCTTGGACAAAGCTTCACCACTCTCCACGAAGCTGTCTTCTCGTTCGCTCCATCC
It includes:
- the LOC128670286 gene encoding gustatory receptor for sugar taste 64f isoform X2 yields the protein MCIYRLTCSATSLKGATPIIFYGTTCITMMMFFHMAKAWPSMVQHIARAEQLDPIYDKNLTKRCNVTCLVVLLLALIEHILSLLSAVAETMICHPEKAFYEGFVKQFYPWVFNFIPYSPYLAGFTQFLHFQSTFIWNFSDLFVICMSYYLTSRLQHINEKLLEAQGKYLPESFWKSTREDYCRATQLVRRVDNVISGIVFISFANNLFFICLQLFNTLEDGIKGTGECSSRAKRTTLLGGYEAASYFVFSLVYLISRSVAVSLIASQVNSASTVPAPVLYDVPSPVYCVEVQRFLDQVNGDTVALSGLQFFNVTRGLLLTVAGTIVTYELVMFQFNSPDATVAPTTVLNITSTTPTP
- the LOC128670286 gene encoding gustatory receptor for sugar taste 64f isoform X1; amino-acid sequence: MSHKNPGKTMSLWISSKKNRVNVKEIKLNKTPATFHNSLKATLIVGQLFSLMPVVGIAGDDPANLRFVRTSWKCLYTLLSFFGQLFIAVMCIYRLTCSATSLKGATPIIFYGTTCITMMMFFHMAKAWPSMVQHIARAEQLDPIYDKNLTKRCNVTCLVVLLLALIEHILSLLSAVAETMICHPEKAFYEGFVKQFYPWVFNFIPYSPYLAGFTQFLHFQSTFIWNFSDLFVICMSYYLTSRLQHINEKLLEAQGKYLPESFWKSTREDYCRATQLVRRVDNVISGIVFISFANNLFFICLQLFNTLEDGIKGTGECSSRAKRTTLLGGYEAASYFVFSLVYLISRSVAVSLIASQVNSASTVPAPVLYDVPSPVYCVEVQRFLDQVNGDTVALSGLQFFNVTRGLLLTVAGTIVTYELVMFQFNSPDATVAPTTVLNITSTTPTP